GTCAAAGGCGATGGCAGGCAGGGCAGCGGTCATCGGCAAACTCCAGAAAAGGCGCCGGCCCCCGGGGGGCTCGGCAGGACAGGTCGGGCGATGCAGGTCCCGTACCACATGGCCGGCATTCTGGCCCCAAGCCGGCCGGCCGCATCGGGTGGCACATGACTTGCACCAAAGTGGTCCGCATGGCACCGTGCACACTGCCTCGGTGCATCGCCTTTCGTTCAACCCGTTCATTGGAGATTGATGAAGATGACCTCCCGCCGTTCGCTGCTGGCCTGGGCCGGCTCCCTGGCGCTCGCCACCCCGGGTCTGGCCCTGGCGGCCGACACCAAGATCAAGGTCGCCGCGGTCTACACCGTGCCCTTCGAGCAGCAATGGGTGAGCCGCATCCACAAGGCCCTGAAGGCGGCAGAGGCCCGCGGCGAGATCGAATACAAGGCCACCGAGAACGTGGCCAACGCCGACTACGAGCGCGTGATGCGCGAGTACGCCACCGGCGGCGCCCAGCTGATCCTGGGCGAGGCCTTCGCGGTGGAAGCCGCCGCCCGCAAGGTGGCCAAGGACTTCCCCAAGACCGCCTTCCTGCTGGGCAGCTCCGGCAAGCCGCAGGCGCCCAACTTCGCGGTGTTCGACAACTTCATCCAGGAGCCCGCCTACCTGAGCGGCATGATCGCCGGCGCGATGACCAAGACGAACAAGATCGGCATGGTCGGCGGCTTCCCCATCCCCGAGGTGAACCGCCTGATGAACGCCTTCATGGCCGGCGCCAAGGAGACCAACCCCAAGGTCAGCTTCACCGTCAGCTTCATCAACAGCTGGTTCGACCCGCCCAAGGCCAAGGAGGCCACCTTCGCGATGATCGACAAGGGCGCCGACGTGCTCTACGCCGAGCGCTTTGGCGTCAGCGACGCGGCCAAGGAAAAAGGCAAGCTGGCCATCGGCAACGTGATCAACACCCAGCCCCAGTACCCCGACACCGTGGTGGCCTCGGCCCTGTGGAACATGGAGCCCTCGGTGGACCGTGCCATCAAGTTGGTCAAGGAAGGCAAGTTCGCCGCCGAGGACTACGGCATCTACTCGACCATGAAGTACAAGGGCTCGGAGCTGGCCCCGCTGGGCACCTTCGAGAAGAAGGTGCCGGCCGACGTGGTCGCCAAGGTCAAGGCCAAGGAAAAGGCCATCCTGGCCGGCAGCTTCAGCGTCAAGGTGGACGACAGCCAGCCCAAGTCCAGCGCGCAATGAGTCTGTGAGCCTGTGAGTTCCCACGACTCCACCGCCGGCGCTGCGGCGCCGGTGCTGCGCCTGTCGGGCATCACCAAGCGCTTCGGCGCGCTGACCGCCAACGACGACATCTCGCTGGACCTGCGGGCCGGCGAGGTGCTGGCCCTGCTGGGCGAGAACGGCGCCGGCAAGAGCACGCTGATGTCCATCCTGTTCGGCCACTACACGGCCGACGCGGGCCACATCACGGTGCACGGCCGGCCGCTGCCGCCGGGCCAGCCGCGGGCCGCGCTGGCGGCCGGCATCGGCATGGTGCACCAGCACTCCACGCTGGCCGACAACCTGACGGTGCTGGACAACGTGATGCTGGGCACCGAGCCGCTGTGGCAGCCCTTCACCCGCCGCCGGGCCGCGCGGGCGCGCCTGCTGGCGGTGGCGCAGCGCTTCGGCCTGACGGTGCAGCCCGAGGCCCGGGTGGGCACGCTCAGCGTGGGCGAGCGCCAGCGGGTCGAGATCCTCAAGGCGCTCTACCGCGACGCCCGCATCCTGATCCTGGACGAGCCCACCGCGGTGCTCACCCCGCAGGAGAGCGAGGCCCTGTTCGACACCCTGGGCCAGATGGTCGCCCAGGGCCTGGCCATCATCTTCATCAGCCACAAGCTGGGCGAGGTGCTGCGCGTCTCGCACCGGGTGGCCGTGCTGCGCGCCGGCCGGCTGGTGGCCCAGGCTCGCGCGGCGGACACCGATGCAGCCACGCTGGCCCAGTGGATGGTGGGTCAGACCGTGGCCCGCACCGAACGCCACCCCACCGAGCGCCAGGACGGCCCGGTGGTCTGCGCCCTGCGCGGTGTGGGCACTGCCGGCCACCCGCGCGAGCAGCTGCACGACATCCACCTGGACCTGCGCGCCGGCGAGATCATCGCGGTGGCCGGCGTGTCCGGCAACGGCCAGGTGGCGCTGGCCGAGCTGCTGTGCGGCACCCGCCGCGCCAGCCGCGGCACGCTCACCCTGGCCGGCCAGCCGCTGCGCGCCGCGCCGGCCTGGCTGGTCCAGCAGGGTGTGGCCCGCATCCCCGAAGACCGCCACGGCACCGGCGTGGTGGGTGACCTGCCGGTGTGGGAGAACGCGGTGGCGGAGCGCTTTGGCGAGCCCCGCTTCTCGCGCTGCGGCTGGGTGCGCCGAACGGCGGCCCGGGCCCACGCCGCGCAGCTGGTGCGCGAGTTCGACGTGCGTGGCGGTGGCCCCGATGTACCCGCCCGCGCACTGTCGGGCGGCAACATGCAGAAGCTGATCCTGGGCCGCGCCCTGCGCGCGCCCGACGGCCAGCCGCCGCGGCTGATCGTGGCCCACCAGCCCACCTGGGGCCTGGACGTGGGCGCCGTGGCCGCCATCCAGGCCCAGCTGCTGGCGGCCCGCGACGCCGGGGCCGCGGTGCTGCTGCTGTCCGATGACCTGGACGAGGTGATGACCCTGGGCGACCGCATCGCGGTGATGCACAGCGGCCACCTCGGCCCTGCCCGGCCCGCCCAGGCCTGGACCCGCGAGACCATCGGACTGGCCATGGCCGGCCATCCCGAGGCCCCGCAAGGAGACCCTGTTGCGACTTGAACCCCGTGCCACCCCGTCCGCCCGCGCGCTGCTGCTCGCGCCGCTGGCGGCGGTGGCCTTCACCCTGCTGATCGCCTCCGCCCTGGTGGCCTGGGCCGGAGCCCCGGTGGGCACCACCTGGGGCCTGCTGCTGCAGGGCGGCTTTGGCTCCGTCTTCGCCTGGAGCGAGACCCTCACCCGCGCGGTGCCGCTGATGCTGACCGGCCTGGCCGCCGCGGTGGCCTTCCAGGCCCGCTTGTTCAACATCGGCGCCGAGGGCCAGCTCTACCTGGGCGCGCTGGCCGCGGTGGCGGTGGGCGGCCTGCACGACGGCACCGGCTTCGCGCTGCCACCGTATGTGCTGTTCCCGCTGATGATGGCTGCCGCCGCGCTGGCCGGCGGCCTGCTGCTGCTGGGCCCGGCCCTGCTGAAGGCCCGCCTGGGCGTGGACGAGGTGGTGACCACGCTGCTGCTGAACTTCATCGTCGCCCTGTTCATTGGCGCCATGCTGGACGGCCCCATGAAGGACCCGCTGGCCATGGGCTGGCCGCAGAGCGTGGCCCTGCAGCCCGAACTGGAGCTGGCCAAGTTGATCCCGCAGACCCGGGTGCACACCGGCCTGTTGTGGGCGCTGGTGCTGGCCGGCGTGCTGTGGGCGGTAATGCGCCGCACGGTGCTGGGCTTCCAGATCCGCGCGGTGGGGGCCAACGCCCGCGCCGCCGCCTTTGCCGGCGTGCCGGTACAGCGCACCGTGGTGTGGGTGGCCCTGCTGTCGGGCGCGCTGGCCGGGCTGGCCGGGGCCATCGAGGTGGCCGGCCGCACCAGCTACCTGACCCTGGATCTCTCGCCCGGCTATGGCTACAGCGGCATCGTCATCGCCATGCTGGCCGGGCTGCACCCGCTGGGCGTGGTGGTGGCCAGCATCTTCGTGGCGGGCGTGCTGGTGGGCGCCGACAGCATGAGCCGCGCCGTGGGCGTGCCCACCTACCTGGCCGACGTGATCGTGGCCACGGCCCTGCTGTCGGTGCTGGTGGCCGCCCTGGCCGCCCGCTACCGCCTGGTGTGGAGGGCGACGTCATGAACGAGGTGCTGACGCTGCTGATGCAGCCCGAGTTCTGGGTGGCGGTGCTGCGCATCGCCACGCCGCTGATCCTGGGCACGCTGGGCGTGCTGCTGTGCGAGCGCGCCGGGGTGCTGAACCTGGGCGTGGAGGGCATCTGGGTGGCCGGGGCCTTTGCCGGCTGGCTGGCCGTCTACCACGGAGCCCCGCTGTGGGGCGGGGTGCTGGCCGCCGCCGCCGTGGGTGCGCTGGCCGGCCTGCTGCTGGCCGCACTGACCGTGGGCCTGGCCTTGTCGCAACACGTGGCGGGCCTGGGCATCACGCTGCTCGCCACCGCCCTGAGCTACTTCGGCTACCGCGTGGCCTTCCCCAAGGTCAGCACGCCACCCACCATCACGCCCTTCGCGCCGATGGACTGGCTGCCGCTGCCGGTGCTGAACCAGGAAACGCCGCTGACCCTGCTGGCCCTGGGGCTGGTGCCGCTGCTGGCCTGGGGCCTCTACCGCACGCCGCTGGGCCTGGCGGTGCGCATGGTGGGCGAGAACCCGCAGGCCGCCGAAGGCCAGGGCATCCCGGTGCGGGCTGTTCGCACCGGCGCCGTCGTGGCCGGCTCGGCCCTGATGGGCGTGGCCGGCGCCTTCCTGACACTGGCGGCCTTCAACGCCTTCTTCTTCAACATGGTCAACGGCCGCGGCTGGATCTGCGTGGCCCTGGTGGTGTTCGCCTCCTGGCGGCCGGGCAAGGCCCTGCTGGGTGCGCTGCTGTTCGCCTTCTTCGACGCCCTGCAGCTGCGGTTGCAGCAAAGCGGCGACAGCCCCCTGCCCTACCAGGTCTACCTGATGCTGCCCTATGTCCTGTCCATCCTGGCCCTGGTGCTGGTGGCCCGCCATGCGCGCTACCCTCAGGCCCTGATGAAGCCCTACCGCAAGGGCGAGCGCTGAACGCCCCGCCCCAACTGCCGAGACCCCCATGCTGGACCTGCTGATTCACAACGCCCGCCTGCCCGATGGCCGCACCCGCATGGGGGTGGCCGTGCAGGATGGCCGCATCACCGCCATCGAGCCAGGGCTCAGCCCCGCCACCGCACCCGCCGCCCAGGTGGTGGATGCCGGCGACCTGCTGCTGAGCCCGCCTTTCGTCGACGCCCACTTCCACATGGACGCCACGCTGAGCTACGGGCTGCCGCGGGTCAACCAGAGCGGCACGCTGCTGGAGGGCATCGCGCTGTGGGGCGAGCTCAAGCCCCTGCTGACGGCCGAGGCCCTGATCGAGCGTGCCCTGGCCTATTGCGACTGGGCGGTGGCCCAGGGCCTGCTGGCCATCCGCAGCCACGTGGACGTGTGCGACCCGCGCCTGCTGGCGGTGGACGCGCTGCTGGAGGTCCAGCGGCGGGTGGCGCCCTACCTCGACCTGCAGCTGGTGGCCTTTCCGCAGGACGGCGTGCTGCGCAGCCCCGGCGCGCTGGACCTTCTGAAGGAAGCGCTCAAGCGCGGCGTGGACGTGGTGGGCGGCATCCCCCACTTCGAGCGCACCATGGCCGAGGGCGCGGCCAGCGTGACGCTGCTGTGCGAGCTGGCCGCCGAGCAGGGCAAGCTTGTGGACATGCACTGCGACGAAAGCGACGATCCGCTGTCGCGCCATGTCGAGACCCTGGCCTTCGAGACCCAGCGCCTGGGCCTGCATGGCCGCGTCGCCGGCTCGCACCTGACCTCCATGCACAGCATGGACAACTACTACGTCAGCAAGCTGCTGGCCCTGATGGCCGAGGCGCGGCTGAACGTGGTGGCCAACCCGCTGATCAACATCACGCTGCAGGGCCGGCACGACAGCTACCCCAAGCGGCGCGGCATGACCCGGGTGCCCGAGCAACTGGCCGCCGGCCTGACCGTGGCCTTCGGCCACGATTGCGTGATGGACCCCTGGTACAGCCTGGGGCAGGCGGACATGCTGGAGGTGGCGTCCATGGGCCTGCATGTGGCCCAGATGACCGGGCAGGCCGCCATGCGCCAGTGCTTCGACGCAGTGACCACCGCCCCGGCCCGGATCCTGGGCCTGGACCACTTCGGCCTGGCGGTGGGCTGCGAAGCCAGCTTCGTGCTGCTGCAGGCCCGTGACCCGGTGGAGGCCCTGCGCCTGCGCGCCCAGCGCCTGGGCGTGTGGCGGCGCGGGGTGCAGCTGGCCGCCAGCGCGCCGCGCACGACCACCCTGATGCTGCCAGGGCGACCGGCGCAGACCGACTTCCTGCGCTGAGGGCCCCGGCTAGCATCTGCGGCTGGAGGTTTGTTCCATGCCGCAGTCCCCGACGTTTGCCCGCCCCCTGTCCCGCCGCCCCCTGCTCGCCACCCTGCTGGGCGCGGGCGGTGCCAGCCTGCTGCCCGGCAGCGCCCAGGCCGCCCTGGCCGTGGGGGCCCTGGCGCCCGACTTCACGGTCGATGCCGCCCTGGGCGGCCAGCCCTTCAAGTTCACGCTCAGCCAGGCCCTGAAGCAGGGCCCGGTGGTGCTGTACTTCTACCCCAAGGCCTTCACCAGCGGCTGCACGGTGGAGGCCCACCTCTTCGCCGAGGCCACGCCACAGTTCAAGGCCCTGGGCGCCACCGTCATCGGCCTGTCCAACGACACCCTGGAGACGGTGAAGAAGTTCAGCACCGAGGCCTGCCGCAACGCCTTTGCCGTCGGTGCCGACGACGGCGCCAAGGTGATCAAGGCCTACGACGCCGGGCTGATGCTGATCCCGGGCATGGCCGACCGCGTGTCCTTCGTCATCGCCCCGGACCGCAAGATCCTGCATGTCTACAGCAGCCTGAGCCCCGAGGGCCACATCACCGAGACGATGAAGGCCGTGCAGGCCTGGCGCGCCGCCCAGCGCTGAGTCCTCCCCACTGGAACGATCCGCCCCACGCTGGCGCGCCCGCCGCGCCTGAGCGTGCGGCTTGGTGCGTCCACACGCGCCTGTGCACAGTCTTGATGCGCAAATCTTGCATACAAGACGTGTAGACCATGGCACGGATTTCGCTGGTGAAGTGGCCAGACGCCTTTTCACACCATGACCTCCAGCGACATCGCCGACCGCATCGTGGCCGCCATCCTGGCCCAGAAGCTGGCCCCCGGGGCCCGCCTGGGTGAGCAGCCCCTGTCCCTGCTGTTCGACTGCAGCCGCACCCTGGTGCGCGAGGCCCTGATGCAGCTGGCCGCCCGCGGCATCGTCACCGTCAGTGCGCGCCGCGGCTGGTTCGTGGTGCAACCCTCCGAAGCCGAGGCCCGCGAGGCCTTCGAGGCCCGCCGGGTGATCGAGACCGGGCTGATCCGCAGCGCCGGCGCGATGAAACCGGCCCAGCTCAAACGCCTGCAGCAGCACCTGAAGGACGAGCAGGCCTCGCTCCAGGGCCCGGACGTGGGCCGGCGCAGCTACCTGCTGGGCGACTTCCACGTCTGCCTGGCCGAGTGCCTGGGCAACCAGTTGCTGGCCGACACGCTGCGCGACTTCACTGCCCGCACCACGCTGATCGCCATGCTCTACCAGTCCACCCACGACGCCGAGCATTCCTGCGGCGAGCATGTGCAGATCGTCGAGGCCCTGGCGCGCGGCGACACCGCCCGCGCCGAGGCCCTGATGGCCGAGCACATCGGCCATGTGCAGGAAGCCCTGCGCCTGCACGACACCGCCGCCGACGACCCGCTGGCCGAGCTGCGCCAGGCCCTGGCCCCCGTCGACGGCAGCACGGCCTCCGCCCCCGGCCGCAAGCGCCGCCGGCCCCGGCTGGCGCAGGACGCCCCCGACACCGATTCCACCCCCGCCCCCTACCTAGGAGATCTGCTGTGATGAACACCCCGATGCGCAAGCGCGGCCTGCTGGCCGCCACCCTGGGCCTGGCCCTGAGCCTGACCGCCGGCAGCGCCCTGGCCCAGACCGCCCTGGCCGACATCCAGAAGAACAAGCTGGTGCGCATCGCCGTGCCCACCGACTTCCCGCCCTACGGCTTCGTGGGCGTGGACATGGCGCCCCAGGGCCTGGACGTGGACATGGCCCGCCTGATCGCCGACAAGCTGGGCGCCAAGCTGGAGCTGGTGCCGGTGAGCAGCCCCAACCGCATCCCCTACCTGCAGAGCAAGAAGGTGGACATGGTCATCTCCACCCTGGGCAAGAACCCCGAGCGCGAGAAGGTCATCAACTTCAGCGCCGCCTACTCGCCCTTCTTCCAGGGCATCTATGCGCCCAGG
This sequence is a window from Ideonella dechloratans. Protein-coding genes within it:
- a CDS encoding ABC transporter permease, with product MNEVLTLLMQPEFWVAVLRIATPLILGTLGVLLCERAGVLNLGVEGIWVAGAFAGWLAVYHGAPLWGGVLAAAAVGALAGLLLAALTVGLALSQHVAGLGITLLATALSYFGYRVAFPKVSTPPTITPFAPMDWLPLPVLNQETPLTLLALGLVPLLAWGLYRTPLGLAVRMVGENPQAAEGQGIPVRAVRTGAVVAGSALMGVAGAFLTLAAFNAFFFNMVNGRGWICVALVVFASWRPGKALLGALLFAFFDALQLRLQQSGDSPLPYQVYLMLPYVLSILALVLVARHARYPQALMKPYRKGER
- a CDS encoding BMP family protein codes for the protein MTSRRSLLAWAGSLALATPGLALAADTKIKVAAVYTVPFEQQWVSRIHKALKAAEARGEIEYKATENVANADYERVMREYATGGAQLILGEAFAVEAAARKVAKDFPKTAFLLGSSGKPQAPNFAVFDNFIQEPAYLSGMIAGAMTKTNKIGMVGGFPIPEVNRLMNAFMAGAKETNPKVSFTVSFINSWFDPPKAKEATFAMIDKGADVLYAERFGVSDAAKEKGKLAIGNVINTQPQYPDTVVASALWNMEPSVDRAIKLVKEGKFAAEDYGIYSTMKYKGSELAPLGTFEKKVPADVVAKVKAKEKAILAGSFSVKVDDSQPKSSAQ
- a CDS encoding ABC transporter permease; amino-acid sequence: MRLEPRATPSARALLLAPLAAVAFTLLIASALVAWAGAPVGTTWGLLLQGGFGSVFAWSETLTRAVPLMLTGLAAAVAFQARLFNIGAEGQLYLGALAAVAVGGLHDGTGFALPPYVLFPLMMAAAALAGGLLLLGPALLKARLGVDEVVTTLLLNFIVALFIGAMLDGPMKDPLAMGWPQSVALQPELELAKLIPQTRVHTGLLWALVLAGVLWAVMRRTVLGFQIRAVGANARAAAFAGVPVQRTVVWVALLSGALAGLAGAIEVAGRTSYLTLDLSPGYGYSGIVIAMLAGLHPLGVVVASIFVAGVLVGADSMSRAVGVPTYLADVIVATALLSVLVAALAARYRLVWRATS
- a CDS encoding transporter substrate-binding domain-containing protein codes for the protein MNTPMRKRGLLAATLGLALSLTAGSALAQTALADIQKNKLVRIAVPTDFPPYGFVGVDMAPQGLDVDMARLIADKLGAKLELVPVSSPNRIPYLQSKKVDMVISTLGKNPEREKVINFSAAYSPFFQGIYAPRSLKVSSVADLAGKSVAVTRGAIEDQELTRVAPAGTDIKRFEDNNATVSAYVSHQTQVIATGVSVAEVMMQRNPALGTEYKELLKESPNHIGLAKGEDTLLAKVNEIIAQAKAAGELDKLSQKWLKRPAGNLPL
- a CDS encoding amidohydrolase family protein, whose product is MLDLLIHNARLPDGRTRMGVAVQDGRITAIEPGLSPATAPAAQVVDAGDLLLSPPFVDAHFHMDATLSYGLPRVNQSGTLLEGIALWGELKPLLTAEALIERALAYCDWAVAQGLLAIRSHVDVCDPRLLAVDALLEVQRRVAPYLDLQLVAFPQDGVLRSPGALDLLKEALKRGVDVVGGIPHFERTMAEGAASVTLLCELAAEQGKLVDMHCDESDDPLSRHVETLAFETQRLGLHGRVAGSHLTSMHSMDNYYVSKLLALMAEARLNVVANPLINITLQGRHDSYPKRRGMTRVPEQLAAGLTVAFGHDCVMDPWYSLGQADMLEVASMGLHVAQMTGQAAMRQCFDAVTTAPARILGLDHFGLAVGCEASFVLLQARDPVEALRLRAQRLGVWRRGVQLAASAPRTTTLMLPGRPAQTDFLR
- a CDS encoding peroxiredoxin; amino-acid sequence: MPQSPTFARPLSRRPLLATLLGAGGASLLPGSAQAALAVGALAPDFTVDAALGGQPFKFTLSQALKQGPVVLYFYPKAFTSGCTVEAHLFAEATPQFKALGATVIGLSNDTLETVKKFSTEACRNAFAVGADDGAKVIKAYDAGLMLIPGMADRVSFVIAPDRKILHVYSSLSPEGHITETMKAVQAWRAAQR
- a CDS encoding GntR family transcriptional regulator is translated as MTSSDIADRIVAAILAQKLAPGARLGEQPLSLLFDCSRTLVREALMQLAARGIVTVSARRGWFVVQPSEAEAREAFEARRVIETGLIRSAGAMKPAQLKRLQQHLKDEQASLQGPDVGRRSYLLGDFHVCLAECLGNQLLADTLRDFTARTTLIAMLYQSTHDAEHSCGEHVQIVEALARGDTARAEALMAEHIGHVQEALRLHDTAADDPLAELRQALAPVDGSTASAPGRKRRRPRLAQDAPDTDSTPAPYLGDLL
- a CDS encoding ABC transporter ATP-binding protein; the encoded protein is MSSHDSTAGAAAPVLRLSGITKRFGALTANDDISLDLRAGEVLALLGENGAGKSTLMSILFGHYTADAGHITVHGRPLPPGQPRAALAAGIGMVHQHSTLADNLTVLDNVMLGTEPLWQPFTRRRAARARLLAVAQRFGLTVQPEARVGTLSVGERQRVEILKALYRDARILILDEPTAVLTPQESEALFDTLGQMVAQGLAIIFISHKLGEVLRVSHRVAVLRAGRLVAQARAADTDAATLAQWMVGQTVARTERHPTERQDGPVVCALRGVGTAGHPREQLHDIHLDLRAGEIIAVAGVSGNGQVALAELLCGTRRASRGTLTLAGQPLRAAPAWLVQQGVARIPEDRHGTGVVGDLPVWENAVAERFGEPRFSRCGWVRRTAARAHAAQLVREFDVRGGGPDVPARALSGGNMQKLILGRALRAPDGQPPRLIVAHQPTWGLDVGAVAAIQAQLLAARDAGAAVLLLSDDLDEVMTLGDRIAVMHSGHLGPARPAQAWTRETIGLAMAGHPEAPQGDPVAT